A stretch of the Corylus avellana chromosome ca6, CavTom2PMs-1.0 genome encodes the following:
- the LOC132185156 gene encoding uncharacterized protein LOC132185156, with amino-acid sequence MTFNRHKTTSNYRAKEYDTNECVAPGSKRTEARPLERGRGLCSLLGYVQVSRICNIPAAQTDSSRLEAFHSSDMVHVWKTLEQHFASQSQARLLQTRVQLANLKKSSSSIADYFQRAQSLPQSMSATSHPIKDEDLVAYILPGLSMEYDPLVTPLTTRNDFVSLGDLYGNLLSHDLCLEQHHTVVDLSISTANVAQRNQSGSYRSGRGSTNSTRGYFLRNSNRSRGRGRGRGGHSS; translated from the exons ATGACCTTCAATCGACACAAGACAACATCTAACTACCGAG CAAAGGAGTACGACACAAATGAGTGCGTTGCTCCAGGATCAAAAAGAACGGAAGCTAGACCATTAGAACGAGGGAGG GGGCTTTGCAGTCTCTTAGGATATGTCCAGGTTTCTCGCATCTGTAACATACCGGCTGCCCAAACAGACAGTTCTCGGCTTGAAGCTTTCCACAGTTCTGACATGGTGCATG TATGGAAAACTCTGGAGCAGCATTTTGCCTCACAATCCCAAGCACGTCTCCTTCAGACTCGAGTCCAGTTGGCAAACCTCAAGAAAAGTTCTTCCTCAATAGCTGATTATTTTCAGCGGGCTCAAAGCCTCCCTCAATCTATGTCTGCTACCAGTCACCCTATTAAAGATGAAGATCTTGTTGCATACATCCTTCCTGGACTGAGCATGGAATATGATCCACTTGTAACACCCCTCACCACTCGGAATGACTTCGTCTCTCTAGGTGACCTCTATGGGAACTTACTATCCCATGACTTGTGTTTGGAACAGCACCATACTGTAGTTGATTTGTCTATTTCCACAGCAAATGTTGCTCAGCGCAATCAATCTGGCTCTTACAGATCTGGCCGAGGCTCAACAAATTCAACCAGGGGCTATTTTTTGCGAAACTCAAATCGCAGCAGAGGCAGGGGGCGTGGCCGTGGTGGACACTCATCTTAA
- the LOC132184812 gene encoding plastid division protein CDP1, chloroplastic, which yields MAQAFSVPSVSYSCSQCPIHYISNLQKEDHAVPVLTLAKAASSRIGVSRVSIGLHLRRSDNPTRQRRLNAVGTHIVENAPTRTTVDIPVTCYQLIGVHNQAEKDEIVKSVMDLKSGQIEEGYTMDAVVSRQDLLMDVRDKLLFEPEYAGNMREKIPPKSPLRIPWAWLPAALCVLQEVGEVKLVLDIGRAALQHPDAKPYIHDLLLSMALAECAIAKIGFEKNKVSQGFEALARAQCLLRSKISLGKMTLLSQIEESLEELAPACTLELLGMPHSPENAERRRGAIAALRELLRQGLEVETSRQVQDWPCFLSQALNRLMATEIVDLLPWDSLAVIRKNKKSLESQNQRVVIDINCIYVALIAHVALGFSSKQTELINKAKTICECLIASEGIDLKLEEAFCLFLLGQCNEAEVVDKLQQLELNSNPAARNSISGKEIKHVSGAKPSLETWLKDAVLGVFPDTRDCSPSLANFFSGEKKSPGSKKSKGAPQAVRAICHRPVASSLSERKDFKESLSYASSSQLLGSAVKQLAPDLQSPLVLGKNSSGSNGSTSSGQLNRNPGIHHNKVWENWLAQKLVGRITSIAVLGCIMFATFKLAGMSVNKMKRASKWDSSTQNMETSSLVERTDLSVDIAGRLKKLLAMVKIQFRNRSDAGNPHVLSPAASLSSSMTAVYRRLMPMEEAEALVRQWQAIKAEALGPNHQVHSLSDVLDESMLVQWQALADVAKAKSCYWRFVMLQLSVLRADIMSDRIGTEMAEIEALLEEAAELVDESQQKNPTYYSAYKVRYVLRRQDDGSWRFCEGDTQTPSQ from the exons ATGGCGCAAGCTTTCTCCGTGCCGAGCGTTTCTTATTCGTGCTCCCAATGCCCAATTCATTACATTTCCAATTTACAGAAGGAAGATCACGCTGTCCCCGTGTTGACGTTGGCCAAAGCTGCAAGCTCGAGAATCGGGGTCTCTAGGGTTTCGATTGGGTTGCATTTGAGGAGGTCCGATAATCCCACCCGCCAGCGGAGGCTCAACGCGGTTGGCACCCACATTGTCGAGAATGCACCCACTCGCACCACAGTTGACATCCCCGTTACCTGTTACCAG CTTATTGGTGTTCATAATCAAGCTGAGAAAGATGAGATAGTTAAATCTGTGATGGATTTGAAGAGTGGTCAGATTGAAGAAGGTTACACCATGGATGCTGTTGTATCTCGCCAG GACCTTCTAATGGATGTGAGGGATAAGCTTCTTTTTGAACCAGAATATGCTGGTAATATGAGGGAAAAGATCCCACCTAAATCACCTCTTCGAATTCCCTGGGCTTGGTTGCCTGCTGCTCTTTGCGTCCTTCAAGAG GTTGGAGAGGTAAAGCTTGTGCTGGATATTGGCCGGGCAGCTCTTCAACATCCAGATGCTAAGCCATATATTCATGATTTGCTTCTTTCTATGGCACTGGCTGAG TGTGCAATTGCAAAGATCGGTTTCGAGAAGAACAAGGTGTCCCAAGGATTTGAAGCACTTGCTCGAGCTCAGTGTCTTCTAAGGAGTAAAATATCTCTTGGAAAAATGACATTGTTATCTCAG ATAGAAGAATCTTTGGAGGAGCTTGCACCTGCATGCACGTTGGAACTGTTAGGCATGCCTCATTCACCTGAAAATGCTGAAAGGAGACGAGGAGCAATTGCAGCCTTGCGTGAACTGCTCAGACAGGGCCTTGAGGTGGAAACTTCACGCCAAGTCCAAGACTGGCCGTGCTTCCTGAGCCAAGCACTTAATAGGCTAATGGCTACAGAGATAGTTGATCTTCTTCCATGGGATAGTTTAGCTGTTATACGCAAGAATAAGAAATCACTTGAATCACAGAATCAAAGGGTTGTAATCGATATCAATTGTATCTACGTGGCGTTAATAGCTCATGTAGCACTTGGATTTTCAAGCAAGCAGACAGAGTTG aTAAACAAAGCAAAAACTATCTGCGAATGTTTGATAGCATCAGAGGGAATTGATCTCAAACTTGAGGAAGCTTTTTGTTTGTTCCTTCTTGGACAG TGTAATGAGGCTGAGGTCGTTGACAAGCTTCAACAGCTTGAATTGAATTCAAATCCTGCTGCTCGAAATTCAATCtcaggaaaggaaataaaacacgTTTCTGGTGCAAAACCATCGTTG GAAACGTGGCTGAAGGATGCTGTGCTTGGTGTCTTTCCTGATACACGAGATTGTTCTCCGTCTTTG GCCAATTTTTTCAGTGGTGAAAAGAAATCTCCTGGGAGCAAGAAAAGTAAAGGAGCTCCACAAGCTGTGCGTGCTATATGCCACAGACCAGTGGCCTCTTCTCTGTCAGAGCGGAAAGATTTTAAGGAATCTCTTTCGTATGCAAGCTCTTCTCAACTTCTTGGGTCTGCTGTTAAGCAATTGGCTCCGGACTTGCAAAGTCCATTGGTATTGGGCAAAAATAGCAGCGGAAGCAATGGTAGCACATCATCTGGTCAATTGAACAGGAATCCTGGCATTCATCATAACAAAGTTTGGGAAAATTGGTTGGCCCAAAAACTGGTTGGAAGGATAACGTCTATTGCTGTACTGGGGTGCATTATGTTTGCTACCTTTAAATTAGCAGGTATGAGTGTTAATAAGATGAAAAGAGCTTCCAAATGGGACTCCAGTACACAAAATATGGAGACAAGTTCGCTTGTTGAGAGAACAGATTTGTCTGTGGATATTGCTGGCAGGCTCAAGAAGCTTCTGGCAATGGTTAAGATCCAGTTCAGGAACCGCTCAGATGCTGGAAATCCGCATGTTTTATCACCTGCTGCTAGTCTGTCATCCTCTATGACTGCTGTGTACAGGAGGCTAATGCCTATGGAAGAAGCTGAAGCCCTTGTTAGGCAATGGCAAGCAATTAAAGCTGAGGCTTTGGGGCCTAATCATCAAGTTCATAGCCTCTCTGACGTCCTTGATGAATCAATGCTTGTTCAG TGGCAAGCTCTGGCTGATGTGGCAAAAGCCAAGTCTTGTTATTGGAGATTTGTTATGCTACAGCTGTCTGTTCTGCGAGCTGACATTATGTCAGACAGGATTGGAACGGAAATGGCAGAAATTGAGGCTCTTTTAGAGGAAGCTGCAGAGCTTGTTGATGAATCTCAGCAGAAGAACCCAACTTATTACAG TGCCTATAAAGTTCGATATGTTCTAAGAAGGCAAGATGATGGATCATGGAGGTTTTGTGAAGGTGATACTCAAACACCATCACAATAA